In the genome of Gordonia rubripertincta, one region contains:
- a CDS encoding CaiB/BaiF CoA transferase family protein has protein sequence MNGIRVVEVAAWTYVPVAGAILAEWGADVLKIEHPESGDPQRGLVTSGLIPAGGVNHMFELPNRGKRSVALDLKSEQGRDLLMKLVATADVFLTNFRPDARKKLRIDVEDVRAVNDKIVYVRGSSTGQRGDEANRGGYDMTSFWSRGGAADNVSPDELDYRLTMPGPAFGDVLGGLTIAGAVSTALLHRERTGEALTVDSSLLAMGAWAMGATIAGANAFDMERYPKHTPSTAANPLVNIYKTSDDRFISLVMLESDRFWPELVTALGIPEMITDPRFESHKKRGENRLEAIEVLNNAFGKRTLEEWKKELAHIDGSWCVVQTPREVVTDPQVLANGYISDVTDSNGVDFKLVNTPIQFNEVPNELTRAPDHGEHTDAVLEELGLTMDEIIDYKVSGAIL, from the coding sequence ATGAATGGAATTCGTGTCGTCGAGGTAGCGGCGTGGACGTACGTGCCCGTCGCGGGGGCGATCCTCGCCGAGTGGGGCGCCGACGTGCTCAAGATCGAGCACCCCGAATCGGGCGATCCTCAGCGTGGGCTGGTCACCTCTGGCCTGATCCCCGCCGGCGGCGTCAACCACATGTTCGAGCTCCCCAACCGTGGCAAGCGCAGTGTCGCACTGGACCTGAAGTCGGAGCAGGGTCGCGATCTGCTGATGAAGCTGGTTGCCACCGCGGACGTCTTCCTCACCAACTTTCGTCCGGACGCTCGGAAGAAGTTGCGCATCGACGTCGAGGACGTTCGCGCCGTGAACGACAAGATCGTGTACGTCCGCGGGTCTTCCACCGGCCAGCGCGGCGATGAAGCCAACCGCGGCGGGTACGACATGACATCCTTCTGGAGTCGCGGTGGCGCCGCCGACAATGTCAGCCCAGACGAGCTCGACTACCGACTCACCATGCCCGGCCCCGCATTCGGTGATGTGCTGGGCGGGCTCACCATCGCCGGCGCCGTATCCACCGCATTGCTGCATCGCGAGCGAACGGGTGAGGCTCTCACGGTCGACAGCTCGTTGCTGGCAATGGGCGCCTGGGCGATGGGCGCAACCATTGCGGGCGCCAACGCTTTCGACATGGAGCGTTACCCCAAGCACACACCGTCGACGGCGGCGAATCCACTTGTCAACATCTACAAGACCTCGGACGACCGCTTCATCTCGTTGGTCATGCTCGAGTCCGACCGATTCTGGCCCGAGTTGGTCACCGCACTGGGCATTCCGGAGATGATCACCGATCCTCGATTCGAAAGTCACAAGAAGCGAGGCGAAAACCGTCTCGAAGCCATCGAGGTCCTCAACAACGCCTTCGGCAAGCGGACCCTCGAAGAATGGAAGAAGGAGCTCGCCCACATCGACGGGTCGTGGTGTGTCGTACAGACACCTCGGGAGGTGGTCACCGACCCGCAGGTCCTCGCCAACGGGTACATCTCCGACGTGACCGACTCGAACGGCGTGGACTTCAAGCTCGTCAATACCCCGATCCAGTTCAACGAAGTGCCCAACGAGCTGACCCGCGCTCCCGATCACGGTGAACATACCGACGCCGTCCTCGAAGAGTTGGGGCTGACGATGGACGAGATCATCGATTACAAGGTCAGCGGCGCGATCCTGTAG
- a CDS encoding NDMA-dependent alcohol dehydrogenase: METKAAVLWERNAAWQIETIELDAPKEQEVLVELHASGMCHSDEHIVTGDMPFRLPCIGGHEGAGVVKQVGSHVSWLQPGDHVVFGFIPSCGRCPSCSNGHQSLCDLGAKIYSGNQIQDDTARHHIAGEDLALACGVGSFAHHTVVNEASCIKIEPHHPLDRACLLGCGFITGWGSSVYTADVQPGENVVVAGVGGIGAAAVQGAKLSGARTITVIDPSEHKQEIALSMGATHVAKSWDEAPAVVAEATWHRGADKFICAMGVGEGRLIAKALAMTAKRGRLVVTNIHPMLEREVSVNLMDLTLQEKQIVGSLYGSANPRADIPKILELWSGGFVDLDAMVTCSYPLEGVNDGYDDMRAGKNVRGILRYPAADADGAAALESATAGV, encoded by the coding sequence ATGGAGACCAAGGCGGCGGTCCTGTGGGAGCGCAATGCTGCATGGCAGATCGAGACAATCGAACTCGATGCGCCGAAAGAACAAGAGGTTCTGGTCGAACTGCATGCCTCGGGCATGTGTCATTCCGACGAGCACATCGTTACCGGCGACATGCCTTTCAGGCTGCCCTGCATCGGCGGGCACGAGGGCGCGGGTGTGGTGAAGCAGGTCGGCTCTCATGTGTCGTGGCTCCAGCCCGGTGATCACGTTGTCTTCGGATTCATTCCGTCGTGTGGGCGATGCCCCTCTTGTTCCAACGGCCATCAGAGCCTGTGTGACCTGGGGGCAAAAATATACAGTGGCAACCAGATCCAGGACGACACGGCACGCCACCACATTGCAGGAGAGGACCTCGCGCTCGCCTGTGGGGTGGGCTCCTTCGCTCACCACACCGTGGTCAACGAGGCGAGTTGCATCAAGATCGAACCGCACCATCCCCTTGATCGTGCGTGTCTACTCGGTTGCGGGTTCATCACCGGGTGGGGTTCGTCGGTGTACACCGCCGACGTTCAGCCCGGGGAGAACGTGGTCGTCGCGGGCGTCGGCGGCATCGGCGCCGCGGCGGTCCAGGGCGCGAAGCTGTCGGGCGCCCGCACGATCACGGTGATCGATCCGTCGGAGCACAAGCAAGAGATCGCCCTGTCCATGGGCGCCACTCACGTGGCGAAATCGTGGGACGAAGCACCCGCGGTGGTTGCCGAGGCCACCTGGCACCGGGGCGCCGACAAGTTCATCTGCGCCATGGGTGTGGGCGAAGGTCGTTTGATCGCAAAGGCTTTGGCGATGACTGCCAAACGCGGACGTCTCGTTGTCACCAACATTCATCCGATGCTCGAACGCGAGGTGTCGGTGAACCTGATGGACCTGACCCTGCAGGAAAAGCAGATCGTGGGCAGCCTGTACGGTTCGGCCAACCCGCGCGCCGACATCCCCAAGATCTTGGAGCTGTGGAGCGGTGGATTCGTCGACCTCGATGCGATGGTCACCTGTAGCTACCCGCTCGAGGGTGTCAACGACGGGTACGACGACATGCGTGCCGGCAAGAACGTCCGTGGCATCCTCCGGTACCCGGCGGCCGACGCGGACGGCGCGGCTGCGCTGGAAAGCGCTACCGCAGGAGTCTGA
- a CDS encoding aldehyde dehydrogenase, producing the protein MYEYEGMYVAGKWSPTSGPRIEVRSPASGVVLGRVSEASTADVGVAVDSARAALDHGPWRNWSPAERAAAISALADAIESRTEVFADLISAEVGSPRKWTPFGQLATALGVYRSCAAIAVDYEFEAKRPSLIGGEVLVRRVPVGVVAAIVPWNAPLFTAALKMAPALAAGCAIVLKPSPEAPLGLSMLSECIEEAGIPAGVVNIVSGGIATGEALVEHPGVDKVSFTGSTGAGKRIGAACARDIRRVTLELGGKSAAIVLDDVVVDAKLIKGLVTGVMANNGQICAAQTRILLPRSRYDEILEPFAAAVAAMRVGDPTERETEVGPVINTTARDRIEAAVSGAIEAGARVVAGGTRPDGLDGGAYVNPTVLADVDNDMAIARDELFGPVAVVIAYDGDDEAVAVANDSEYGLAGAVWSADPVRAADVAARMQTGSVSVNSPAPLDFGSPFGGFKKSGIGREGGPEGIATYLESQSIIL; encoded by the coding sequence GTGTACGAATACGAAGGCATGTATGTCGCCGGCAAATGGAGCCCGACGTCGGGGCCACGCATCGAGGTCCGTTCGCCGGCCTCCGGCGTGGTGCTCGGTCGCGTCAGTGAGGCGAGCACGGCCGACGTCGGTGTCGCCGTCGACTCCGCTCGGGCGGCTCTTGATCACGGGCCGTGGCGGAATTGGAGTCCGGCGGAGCGTGCGGCGGCGATCTCCGCGTTGGCCGACGCAATCGAATCCAGGACCGAGGTCTTCGCCGACCTCATCTCCGCCGAGGTCGGCTCGCCGCGCAAGTGGACACCGTTCGGGCAGTTGGCCACTGCCCTCGGTGTATACCGTTCGTGCGCCGCAATTGCGGTGGATTACGAGTTCGAGGCCAAGCGTCCATCGCTGATCGGTGGGGAGGTGCTGGTGCGACGTGTTCCGGTGGGCGTTGTCGCAGCGATCGTGCCATGGAACGCTCCGCTGTTCACCGCGGCACTGAAGATGGCGCCGGCGCTGGCGGCGGGGTGTGCGATCGTCCTCAAACCATCCCCCGAGGCGCCGCTGGGTCTGTCGATGCTCAGTGAGTGCATCGAGGAAGCCGGTATCCCGGCGGGTGTGGTCAACATCGTCTCCGGTGGCATCGCCACCGGAGAGGCCTTGGTCGAGCATCCTGGTGTCGACAAGGTCAGCTTCACCGGATCCACCGGCGCCGGAAAGCGGATCGGAGCGGCGTGTGCACGAGACATCCGCCGTGTGACGCTCGAGCTCGGCGGAAAATCGGCCGCCATTGTTCTCGACGACGTTGTCGTCGATGCCAAACTCATCAAGGGTTTGGTCACCGGCGTCATGGCGAACAACGGACAGATCTGCGCAGCGCAGACGCGTATTCTTCTGCCGCGCAGTCGCTACGACGAAATCCTTGAACCATTTGCCGCGGCCGTGGCGGCGATGCGCGTCGGAGATCCGACAGAGCGGGAGACCGAGGTCGGCCCCGTCATCAATACGACGGCCCGAGACCGGATCGAGGCGGCGGTGTCCGGCGCGATCGAGGCAGGCGCCCGTGTGGTCGCAGGAGGCACGCGGCCCGACGGGCTCGACGGTGGGGCATACGTGAATCCAACAGTGCTCGCCGACGTGGACAACGACATGGCGATCGCCCGTGACGAGCTGTTCGGCCCGGTTGCCGTCGTCATCGCTTATGACGGGGACGACGAAGCGGTTGCTGTGGCCAACGATTCCGAGTACGGCCTGGCGGGGGCGGTCTGGTCGGCTGATCCCGTCCGGGCGGCCGATGTCGCCGCTCGTATGCAGACCGGTTCAGTATCGGTGAATTCGCCTGCACCCCTGGACTTCGGGAGTCCATTCGGTGGCTTCAAGAAGTCTGGGATCGGCCGTGAGGGCGGGCCAGAAGGCATCGCGACGTATCTCGAGTCGCAATCGATCATTCTCTGA
- a CDS encoding TIGR03857 family LLM class F420-dependent oxidoreductase translates to MPDPRPAIGQAMEAERLGLSTLWLSERWGTKDFGVLAGAIGQVTDSIRIASGITHFQSRHPAMLASMAMTAQAISNGRIVIGIGRSVDAMWKAVGLPTSTNASIIDSAELFRRLCRGEKVKYDGPAGNYPSLRLTDLPDQPVPPLVFAAIGPKGLGIAGRHFDGVLLHPFLTPEAVARSVTSVREAEKEAGRQAGSVRIYATVVVASGLDPAEEMAVVGARAVTYYQIPKFGEQLAKVNGWSIEDLDALRAHPHLVGLRGAADSVRTREQLTDVASSLPVEWIRSAAAVGSAADCWKTFESYRDAGADELVLHGSTPDQLGPLFG, encoded by the coding sequence GTGCCCGATCCGCGTCCGGCCATCGGCCAGGCGATGGAAGCGGAGCGGCTCGGGCTGAGCACACTGTGGCTCAGTGAGCGATGGGGCACGAAGGATTTCGGGGTCCTGGCCGGGGCCATCGGCCAGGTCACCGACTCGATCAGGATCGCCTCCGGAATCACGCACTTCCAGTCCCGACATCCCGCGATGCTCGCGTCGATGGCGATGACCGCCCAGGCCATTTCCAACGGTCGCATCGTGATCGGGATCGGGCGCTCTGTCGACGCGATGTGGAAGGCGGTGGGGCTACCGACTTCCACCAACGCATCAATCATCGACTCGGCTGAGCTCTTTCGCCGCCTCTGCCGGGGCGAGAAGGTCAAATACGATGGACCCGCGGGCAATTACCCATCCCTGCGTCTCACCGACCTTCCCGATCAGCCTGTTCCGCCCCTCGTCTTCGCGGCAATCGGGCCCAAGGGTCTCGGCATCGCCGGGCGACATTTCGATGGCGTGTTGCTGCACCCGTTTCTGACGCCCGAGGCGGTGGCACGATCGGTGACCTCGGTCCGCGAAGCCGAGAAAGAAGCTGGTCGACAGGCCGGCAGTGTGCGCATCTATGCGACGGTCGTGGTCGCATCCGGCCTCGACCCCGCCGAGGAGATGGCCGTGGTGGGTGCGCGTGCGGTGACCTACTACCAGATCCCCAAGTTCGGCGAACAACTCGCAAAGGTCAACGGGTGGTCGATCGAGGACCTCGACGCGCTGCGTGCACATCCCCATCTGGTCGGCCTTCGCGGAGCAGCGGATTCGGTTCGGACCCGCGAACAACTCACCGATGTCGCATCCTCGCTGCCGGTCGAATGGATTCGCTCGGCGGCGGCGGTGGGGTCGGCGGCCGACTGCTGGAAGACATTCGAGAGCTACCGCGACGCGGGTGCCGACGAACTGGTCCTCCACGGCAGCACGCCCGATCAGCTCGGCCCACTCTTCGGCTGA
- a CDS encoding phosphotransferase family protein, whose product MVYTPTRGELGGGAREVLDSWLPERIAPDGTDFEISDFSAPDAGYSGKTVFFAARWTDTTGTRQHTDLVLRMQASDHQLFTTPDAPRQAEIMQRLGRTAGIAVPEIVWIEHDESVLGAPFYLMRRVAGRTPSDVPSWHKRGWTAELSESDRELLCDNAIRSLVAVHQVQDPDVLDYLRADPATGDTALARYLDNLRGWYEWARADLVVGSQILARAFDVIMTWAPDTNREGVVWGDARVGNMSFADDMSVAALFDWETATTGPPEIDLGWWLMFEEFLCEALGFTRMPGVPDSDETVRRYLEFGGRIDGDITYYQLVAAFVLSLINNRLAVLLARDGLAVDIAHSYPTTVVALVDRYLTELSTGGTR is encoded by the coding sequence ATGGTGTACACACCAACCCGCGGCGAACTCGGGGGCGGAGCCCGCGAGGTCCTCGACTCATGGCTACCCGAGCGCATCGCACCCGACGGCACCGACTTCGAGATCTCGGACTTCTCGGCTCCCGACGCCGGCTACTCGGGCAAGACCGTGTTCTTCGCCGCACGTTGGACAGACACGACGGGAACCCGGCAGCACACGGATCTGGTATTGCGCATGCAGGCGTCGGACCATCAGCTGTTCACCACCCCCGACGCGCCGAGACAGGCCGAGATCATGCAGCGACTCGGCCGTACCGCCGGGATCGCTGTTCCGGAGATCGTGTGGATCGAACACGACGAATCGGTCCTGGGTGCCCCGTTCTACTTGATGCGTCGCGTCGCGGGCCGCACCCCGTCCGACGTCCCGAGCTGGCACAAACGCGGGTGGACCGCAGAGCTGTCCGAGTCAGATCGAGAACTTCTGTGCGATAACGCCATACGATCCCTTGTTGCAGTCCACCAAGTCCAGGACCCGGATGTGCTCGACTACCTGCGCGCTGATCCCGCCACCGGTGACACCGCACTGGCGCGCTACCTCGACAACCTCCGTGGATGGTACGAGTGGGCACGTGCCGACCTGGTGGTCGGCTCGCAGATCCTCGCACGCGCATTCGACGTCATCATGACCTGGGCCCCTGACACCAACCGCGAGGGGGTGGTCTGGGGGGACGCGCGGGTGGGAAACATGTCCTTCGCCGACGACATGTCGGTCGCCGCACTCTTCGACTGGGAGACTGCCACCACTGGTCCTCCGGAAATCGACCTGGGGTGGTGGTTGATGTTCGAAGAGTTCCTTTGCGAGGCATTGGGTTTCACCCGCATGCCGGGAGTCCCGGACAGTGACGAGACCGTCCGCCGCTATCTCGAGTTCGGCGGACGGATCGACGGTGACATCACCTACTACCAACTGGTGGCGGCGTTTGTGTTGTCGCTCATCAATAATCGACTGGCCGTTCTCCTCGCCCGGGATGGCCTCGCCGTCGACATCGCACACAGCTACCCCACCACCGTCGTCGCACTCGTCGATAGATACCTCACCGAACTGAGCACCGGAGGAACCAGATGA
- a CDS encoding FAS1-like dehydratase domain-containing protein, with amino-acid sequence MSSTTDPDASPVGTTGLPWEMVIEQGKIREFAAAMQSDNPAYQGAEAIIPPTFLVNAAQWAPAGVRVNVGFERKRLLHGEQEYVFSGPPPKVGDVLVAQERIVDRYEKPGKRGGQMRFAVVVTDYRHRNGDLVAQAKATFIERAAKEASK; translated from the coding sequence ATGAGCAGTACCACAGATCCAGACGCATCCCCGGTCGGCACCACCGGCCTGCCCTGGGAAATGGTGATCGAACAGGGCAAGATCAGGGAGTTCGCCGCGGCAATGCAGTCGGACAATCCCGCATACCAGGGTGCGGAGGCCATCATCCCACCCACCTTCTTGGTGAATGCCGCACAGTGGGCGCCGGCCGGAGTGCGGGTCAATGTCGGTTTCGAGCGAAAGCGACTGCTACACGGCGAGCAGGAGTACGTGTTCAGCGGCCCTCCCCCGAAGGTCGGCGACGTCCTCGTTGCCCAAGAGCGCATCGTGGACAGATACGAAAAACCCGGCAAACGCGGCGGGCAGATGAGATTTGCGGTGGTCGTCACGGACTACCGCCACCGCAATGGCGATCTCGTCGCCCAGGCCAAGGCAACCTTCATCGAACGCGCGGCGAAAGAGGCATCGAAATGA
- a CDS encoding MaoC/PaaZ C-terminal domain-containing protein: MTSTQTVFAVGDTAPPRDFGPLTRQMFVRYSGASGDLNPMHYDDEMARSAGNPSVFSQGMHQSALLATFATDWLGAANVRRFGVRFREQVWPGDILTCTGTITAITDGADGETVATVELICSRQTGAIAIAGSADFVITRVQA; the protein is encoded by the coding sequence ATGACGAGCACCCAAACCGTGTTCGCGGTCGGCGATACCGCCCCTCCCCGCGATTTCGGACCATTGACCCGCCAGATGTTTGTCCGCTACTCCGGGGCCTCGGGTGACCTCAACCCGATGCATTACGACGATGAGATGGCGCGCAGCGCGGGAAACCCGTCGGTGTTCTCCCAAGGAATGCATCAGTCGGCGCTCCTCGCGACATTCGCAACAGACTGGCTCGGCGCAGCGAATGTGCGACGATTCGGAGTGAGATTTCGAGAGCAGGTCTGGCCCGGAGACATCTTGACCTGCACCGGAACCATCACGGCGATCACTGATGGCGCCGATGGTGAGACCGTGGCCACAGTGGAGTTGATCTGTAGTCGGCAGACCGGCGCCATCGCGATCGCAGGATCAGCGGATTTCGTCATCACGCGGGTGCAGGCATGA
- a CDS encoding TetR/AcrR family transcriptional regulator, which translates to MSETTPITRRASYGPSSPEVGSRGANTRTKIVDVSLDLFGRVGFFNTSVDAIAKEADISRATLYQYFPGKDEIFLELLDVCGRALFRVARRIGPLGPTKVGFDNLNWWLGEWSWVFDRYSTMFVQWTSVAMADTSVRPQIDSFMSGYTRMVTARLEQSELHGIEPRVAAMAMIAIVHRMNLFLATDRTYGRDTQAVVDSLSVYLQLLLFPDTPSSVLNSIPLETPPENPVINVPPLPSIAGLSMDDRTANLSKRAVNTVRTLVDAGAKQFQLKGYHRTSVDDIVEEAGLARGTFYKYFSEKQDLLVTISIEGIRHALELAERLRKIDLTDPDTTELRAWISSLTGFMTRFSGSIGAWTEKTTDNDIVTQLGTCGQAAMDSAMVADLVTRKRDYHFDPVIAAIIFRSLVTRVPQAARELSPPLSEDEIADLVIDCVGRGFFSHLT; encoded by the coding sequence GTGTCAGAAACAACGCCGATCACGCGCCGAGCCAGTTACGGCCCGTCCAGCCCAGAAGTGGGCAGCCGGGGCGCCAACACGCGTACCAAAATCGTTGACGTCTCGCTGGACCTGTTCGGGCGCGTCGGGTTCTTCAACACCTCGGTCGATGCGATCGCCAAGGAAGCCGACATCTCCAGGGCGACGCTCTACCAATACTTTCCCGGCAAGGACGAGATCTTCCTGGAACTGCTCGATGTCTGTGGACGGGCACTGTTCCGCGTGGCGCGGCGCATCGGGCCGCTGGGTCCCACCAAAGTTGGATTCGACAATCTCAATTGGTGGCTGGGCGAGTGGAGTTGGGTCTTCGACCGCTATTCCACGATGTTCGTGCAGTGGACCAGCGTCGCGATGGCCGACACCTCTGTGCGACCGCAGATCGATTCGTTCATGTCCGGTTACACACGGATGGTCACCGCCCGGCTCGAGCAGTCTGAGCTACACGGCATCGAACCGCGGGTGGCCGCGATGGCGATGATCGCCATCGTGCACCGCATGAACCTGTTCCTCGCCACCGACCGAACCTACGGTCGCGACACCCAGGCCGTCGTCGACTCGTTGTCGGTCTACCTCCAATTGCTCCTGTTCCCCGACACGCCGTCGTCCGTGCTGAACAGCATTCCGTTGGAGACGCCGCCCGAGAACCCGGTGATCAACGTACCTCCGCTACCGTCGATCGCTGGTCTGTCGATGGACGATAGGACCGCGAATCTCAGCAAGCGCGCGGTCAACACAGTCCGAACGCTGGTGGACGCGGGCGCCAAACAGTTCCAGCTCAAGGGCTACCACCGGACCAGCGTCGACGACATCGTCGAAGAGGCGGGACTGGCCCGCGGCACCTTTTACAAATACTTCAGTGAGAAGCAGGATCTACTGGTCACCATCAGCATCGAGGGCATTCGGCACGCCCTCGAACTCGCCGAGCGTTTGAGGAAGATCGATCTCACGGATCCCGACACCACCGAACTGCGCGCCTGGATCAGCAGCTTGACGGGCTTCATGACGCGATTCTCCGGCTCCATCGGCGCATGGACCGAAAAGACCACGGACAACGACATCGTGACCCAATTGGGCACCTGCGGACAGGCGGCCATGGATTCGGCGATGGTGGCCGATCTGGTCACCCGCAAACGTGACTACCATTTCGACCCGGTCATCGCCGCAATCATCTTCCGATCGCTGGTGACCCGGGTTCCACAAGCCGCACGGGAACTCTCACCGCCATTGTCGGAAGACGAGATCGCCGACCTCGTGATCGACTGCGTCGGGCGAGGCTTCTTCAGCCATCTGACCTGA
- a CDS encoding SDR family NAD(P)-dependent oxidoreductase: MDITRASALVTGGAGGLGEATVRTLAAAGTSVVIADLNDEKGKALEVELGDHVRYVSTDVLDESSVNAALAVANEPAPLRIVVNAHGGSAGASRVVGRDGEPASFEQFQWYINLFLNGTFNVLRLGAAAMAKNEPDEAGNRGVIVNTASIAAFEGQIGQTAYSAAKGGVVGLTLPAARDLTKQGIRVMAIAPGTFFTPAFKMEREEAEKHWGSGVPYPNRMGSPAEYAALVEHIAENDYLNGEVIRIDGALRFGPK; encoded by the coding sequence ATGGATATCACCCGCGCATCAGCGCTCGTCACCGGTGGCGCCGGAGGTCTCGGCGAGGCCACCGTTCGTACGCTGGCCGCCGCCGGCACCTCGGTGGTCATCGCCGACCTCAACGACGAGAAGGGCAAAGCCCTCGAAGTCGAACTCGGCGACCACGTCCGCTATGTCAGTACCGATGTACTCGACGAGAGCAGCGTCAACGCGGCTCTCGCCGTAGCCAATGAGCCTGCCCCCCTTCGGATCGTCGTCAATGCCCACGGCGGCTCCGCGGGCGCGTCTCGCGTTGTCGGCCGTGACGGGGAGCCGGCGTCCTTCGAGCAATTCCAGTGGTACATCAACCTTTTCCTCAACGGGACCTTCAATGTGCTGCGTCTCGGCGCGGCGGCGATGGCGAAGAACGAGCCCGACGAAGCCGGCAATCGAGGTGTCATCGTCAACACCGCCAGCATCGCCGCATTCGAGGGCCAGATCGGCCAAACGGCCTACTCCGCCGCCAAGGGCGGTGTTGTGGGACTGACCTTGCCTGCCGCACGCGACCTGACGAAACAGGGCATCCGTGTGATGGCGATCGCGCCGGGTACCTTCTTCACCCCCGCATTCAAGATGGAGCGAGAAGAGGCCGAAAAGCACTGGGGATCAGGCGTCCCCTACCCCAACCGGATGGGTAGCCCCGCAGAGTACGCGGCGTTGGTCGAGCACATCGCCGAGAACGACTACCTCAACGGCGAGGTCATCCGTATCGACGGAGCATTGCGTTTCGGACCGAAGTAG
- a CDS encoding CaiB/BaiF CoA transferase family protein, with amino-acid sequence MNALPLAGITVISLEQAVAAPYATRQLADLGARVIKIERPGVGDFARGYDDTVHGESSYFVWLNRSKESLTLDLKSAVGQQLLRELLTDADVFLQNLGPGATRRMGLGADDLKDSHPRLIVCDITGYGEGPWQSRKAYDLLVQAEAGLLSVSGTEQEVAKAGISVADIAAGSFAYSGILAALYSRATTGDAPAVTVSLFEALAEWMGSPMYYSQYGGTPSRRTGARHATIAPYGPFSVGDGGTVLLAIQNQPEWERFCTQVLDLPGLVDDPRFAKNPVRVLNREELEAIVTAAIEPLSADELEKKLEAAGIANARMNTMEQLWDHPVLSERERWRDVQTPGGQVRALLPPAVLRGVQARMDPVPALGEHTIAILRELGRDDAEIARLREAHVV; translated from the coding sequence ATGAACGCGTTGCCGCTCGCCGGCATCACGGTGATCAGTCTGGAGCAAGCGGTGGCCGCTCCGTACGCCACTCGCCAGCTGGCCGATCTCGGGGCGCGCGTCATCAAGATCGAGCGGCCCGGGGTCGGGGACTTCGCGCGGGGATACGATGACACGGTCCATGGGGAATCGAGCTACTTCGTCTGGCTCAACCGCTCCAAGGAATCGCTCACGTTGGACCTCAAGAGCGCTGTGGGGCAACAGTTGCTGCGAGAACTTCTGACCGACGCGGACGTGTTCCTGCAGAACCTCGGACCGGGTGCGACCCGCCGGATGGGGCTGGGGGCCGACGACCTCAAGGACTCGCACCCACGACTGATCGTCTGTGACATCACCGGGTACGGAGAAGGGCCTTGGCAGTCGCGGAAGGCCTACGATCTGTTGGTTCAGGCCGAGGCCGGATTGCTCAGTGTCAGTGGAACCGAGCAGGAGGTCGCAAAGGCGGGAATCTCGGTTGCCGACATCGCGGCGGGTAGCTTCGCCTATTCCGGCATCCTCGCCGCTCTCTATTCTCGGGCGACAACGGGCGATGCTCCGGCAGTGACGGTCTCGCTGTTCGAGGCACTCGCCGAGTGGATGGGTTCACCGATGTACTACTCGCAGTACGGAGGAACCCCTTCGCGTCGGACGGGTGCACGGCACGCGACGATCGCCCCATACGGCCCATTCAGCGTCGGCGATGGCGGCACCGTGCTGCTGGCGATACAGAATCAACCCGAATGGGAACGGTTCTGCACTCAGGTCCTGGACCTGCCCGGGCTGGTCGACGATCCGCGATTCGCAAAAAACCCTGTGCGCGTGCTCAACCGCGAAGAGTTGGAGGCGATCGTCACTGCGGCGATCGAGCCACTCAGCGCGGACGAACTGGAGAAGAAGCTCGAAGCCGCGGGTATCGCAAATGCCAGGATGAACACGATGGAGCAACTCTGGGATCACCCGGTCCTGTCCGAACGCGAGCGCTGGCGCGACGTCCAGACGCCGGGCGGACAGGTCCGGGCGCTCCTTCCGCCGGCGGTGCTGCGTGGAGTCCAGGCCAGAATGGATCCGGTGCCGGCGTTGGGCGAACACACCATCGCCATTCTGCGAGAGCTCGGCAGGGATGACGCAGAGATCGCTCGGCTCCGCGAAGCGCATGTGGTCTGA